Sequence from the Guyparkeria hydrothermalis genome:
GGGCGATGATCAGCGGTTGGATGCGCATCCCTGCCAATCTGCGCCTACACCGCGACTCGGTGCGTCTGCGCTTTGCCGGCTGGGTCGTCTTCGCCGTTACCGCGGCGATCGCCGGCGCCGTGGCCTGGTGGGTGGCCGGACGGATCGTGACGCTCTAGTTGGACGGATGGTCGTCAGCAAATAACGAAGCGCCCCGAGGGGCGCTTCGTTCGTTGTGACCGGTGCCTGTCGTCATGATCGACGCAGACCGGCGGCGAGCAGGCCGATCGCGGCGATCAGTTCGGCCCAGCCGAGCCAGGAGACGGCCGCCACGCCGCCGCGATCGATGGCCGCCGTCTGGGTGGCGAGGAACACCACCAGCAACAAGGCCCCGACCAACGTCAGGCGACCCTGCTGCCGGTCACGTCGGCTCTCCTCGCGCATGGCCTGCAGCTCCTGGCCCTGGCGGTCGAGCATCTCCGTATGCCGGTGCACCTGCGTCAGTGCCTGGATGGAAAGGCGGGGCAGCTCGGAGAGGTGCTGGTTGAGATAGGGCAGCTCGTCCTTCAGCCGCTCGACGAAGGCGCGCGGCCCGATCCGTTCGCGCATCCAGCGCTCGATGAACGGCTTGGCCGTCTCCCACAGATCGAGATCCGGATAGAGCTCCCGGCCCAGCCCTTCGATGGCCAGCAGCGTCTTCTGCAGCAATACCAGCTGCGGCTGGACCTCCATGTTGAACTGGCGTGCCACCTGGAACAGTCGCAGCAGGAAGTGGCCGAACGAGATCTCGCGCAGCGGCTTCTGGAAGATCGGCTCGCAGACCGTGCGGATGGCGGCCTCGAACTCGCCCACCCGCGTGGTGCGCGGTACCCAGCCGGACTCGACGTGAAGTTCGGCCACCCGGCGGTAGTCGCGGTTGAAGAAGGCGTGGAAGTTCTCGGCGAGATAGCGTTGATCCTCCGGCATCAGCGAGCCGACGATACCGAAATCCACCGCCATGTAGCGTGGCTGATCGGGGTCGGTCGCATCGACGAAGATGTTGCCCGGGTGCATGTCGGCGTGGAAGAAGTTGTGCTTGAACACCTGGGTGAAGAACACTTCCACGCCGCGTTCGGCCAAGCGCTTCATGTTGACGTTCGCCTGGCGCAGCAGGTCGGTTCGGGCGATCGGGATGCCGTGAATGCGCTCCTGGACCAGCACGTCGGTGCGGCACCAGTCCCAGTAGACCCCCGGGACGTAGAGCATCGGCGAGCCCTCGAATTGGCGCTTGAATTCGGCAGCATTGGCCGCCTCGCGCTGCAGATCGAGCTCGTTCATCAAGGTCTTGTCGAACTCGGATACCACCGCCACCGGGTGCAGGCGCGGCCCTTCCGACCAGTAGCGCTCGGCCAGACCCGCGACCGCGTAGAGGATCTCGAGATCGCTACGGATGCGCCGGTGAATGCCGGGGCG
This genomic interval carries:
- the ubiB gene encoding ubiquinone biosynthesis regulatory protein kinase UbiB, coding for MRPRLLWRLVVIQFVLLRHGLDEIVLALKIFRPIRFLKFASPWYWLSDNRRRTRGERLVAALEDLGPIFVKFGQMLSTRRDLLPPDLAEALTALQDRVRPFPAQLARQRIEAALGASVTEHFAHFEAEPLASASIAQVHAATLDDGQEVIVKITRPGIHRRIRSDLEILYAVAGLAERYWSEGPRLHPVAVVSEFDKTLMNELDLQREAANAAEFKRQFEGSPMLYVPGVYWDWCRTDVLVQERIHGIPIARTDLLRQANVNMKRLAERGVEVFFTQVFKHNFFHADMHPGNIFVDATDPDQPRYMAVDFGIVGSLMPEDQRYLAENFHAFFNRDYRRVAELHVESGWVPRTTRVGEFEAAIRTVCEPIFQKPLREISFGHFLLRLFQVARQFNMEVQPQLVLLQKTLLAIEGLGRELYPDLDLWETAKPFIERWMRERIGPRAFVERLKDELPYLNQHLSELPRLSIQALTQVHRHTEMLDRQGQELQAMREESRRDRQQGRLTLVGALLLVVFLATQTAAIDRGGVAAVSWLGWAELIAAIGLLAAGLRRS